The Rhodopseudomonas julia DNA segment CGTGCATTCGGCAGCTCGATGCCGATGACATTGCGCCCGGGAACGACTGCGACACGGGCCGCAATCGCGCTCATGGAGCGGGCGATATCGTCGGCGAGACCGATGACACGCGAGGATTTGATGCCGGGGGCGGGCTCCAGCTCGTAAAGCGTAACGACCGGGCCGGGACGGACATTGATGATCTCGCCGCGTACGCCGAAATCTTCCAGGACGCCTTCCAAAGCGCGGGCATTTTTTTCCAACGCTGCAGGATCGTGATTGAGGCTGCCCTTGGGGTCCGGATCGGTGAGCATGTGCAGGGGCGGATGCTCGTAACTGTCTGAGGGCAGGAGCGAAGGCTGCGATTCGCGCTTGGCGCGGCGGCTCGGCTTCAGCTTCGGCGCCGGCGCGGTGACGAGCGAGGAGGGCTGGGCTTCCTCGTAGGCCTCCTCGTTGTCGTAGTCTTCGTCCTCATAGGCGTCGAACTGCGTGTCGGTTGCGGCAAGCGAGGGTTCGTGGCGCGTTCCGGCGATGGTGGCGGGGCGCTCCGAGCGCTCCATGGCTGCGCGCACGGCGCGGTGGGAACCGCGACGCAGGCCGCGGCTCACCGCCGAAAGCGCGGAAAAGCCGTGGTGCATGACGAAGCCTGCAACAACGGACAGGCCGCCGCGCGGAGCCTCCTCATCGGAGAGGTCGATGTCGTCGTCGTCGTCTTCATCGAGATTGGCGGTGGTGTTCATCGGCGCATGCGCCGCGTCGCCGATCGGATGCGACCTCGCGGCTGCAAAGAGAAGACCGAGGCCGATGCCGGTCGCCAGGACGCCAATTGCGGCACGCATGCCGATGACGAGTGGGTCGCCGAAAATCCAAGTCGGCAGACGCAGCATGATATCGCCGATGGCACCGCCGAGGCCGATTGGGAGAGGCCACGATTGCGGCACCGGCAGGCAGGCGAGCGCGAGGGCGGTGACGGCCGTTCCTACGAGCCAGAAGCCGAGTTGCTGGAATGGCTGGGCGGGGACGCGCATGCGCAGGAGTGCCAGCGCCAGGAGCGCCGGCGGCAGGAGGAGCGCGATGATGCCGAGCCCGAAGAACTGCAGGGCGAGGTCGGCGAAGTTCGCCCCCCATGCCCCGAGGAGATTGCCGACAGGCGCGTCGGTGATGTTCGACAGGCTCGGGTCGGCGACCTTCCAGGTGGCCAGAGAAAGCACCATCATCGCCAGCAAGAGGAAGAGCACGAAGCCTCCCAGCTGCACGATGCGCCGAACCGCCATGCGACGGAGGGCATAGGTGGAATGGAAAAACTCGCTGCTTGCGCCGAAGGCCATGGGAGATCGTTCGTCCCTGCGTTGGTGGACTTCCGCGACAATAGGCGGGGTGGGTTAAACGCTTGTTAACCAGAGCAGTCGTGAGCGTAGCACAAACGAAAACGGCCCGGGCGTGACGCCCGGGCCGCATCGCAGAGAGCTTCGTGTGGAATTTAGACGCGCTGCGAGCCGACGCCGAATTCCGGATAGGCTTCGACACCGATTTCCACCGCGTCGAGACCCAGAGCCTCTTCTTCCTCGCTGACCCGGAGGCCGACGGTGAATTTGAGG contains these protein-coding regions:
- a CDS encoding FtsK/SpoIIIE family DNA translocase, whose translation is MAFGASSEFFHSTYALRRMAVRRIVQLGGFVLFLLLAMMVLSLATWKVADPSLSNITDAPVGNLLGAWGANFADLALQFFGLGIIALLLPPALLALALLRMRVPAQPFQQLGFWLVGTAVTALALACLPVPQSWPLPIGLGGAIGDIMLRLPTWIFGDPLVIGMRAAIGVLATGIGLGLLFAAARSHPIGDAAHAPMNTTANLDEDDDDDIDLSDEEAPRGGLSVVAGFVMHHGFSALSAVSRGLRRGSHRAVRAAMERSERPATIAGTRHEPSLAATDTQFDAYEDEDYDNEEAYEEAQPSSLVTAPAPKLKPSRRAKRESQPSLLPSDSYEHPPLHMLTDPDPKGSLNHDPAALEKNARALEGVLEDFGVRGEIINVRPGPVVTLYELEPAPGIKSSRVIGLADDIARSMSAIAARVAVVPGRNVIGIELPNARREMVLLKEILGSVDFEKSRARLALALGKTIGGEPVITDLAKMPHLLVAGTTGSGKSVSINTMILSILYRLTPEQCRLILIDPKMLELSVYDGVPHLLTPVVTDPKKAVVALKWTVREMEERYKQMSKVGVRNIDGFNQRIATAKKKGEVIRRTVQTGFDHDSGEAIFETEELELEPMPYIVVIIDEMADLMIVAGKEIEGAVQRLAQMARAAGIHVIMATQRPSVDVITGTIKANFPTRVSFQVTSKIDSRTILGEQGAEQLLGQGDMLFMAGGGRIQRVHGPFVSDEEVEEVVAHLKGQGVPDYRDAITDEEVEGETGWDALAGSDDSNDIYDKAVAIVLRDRKASTSYVQRRLSIGYNRAASIIERMENEGLISAANHAGKREILVGEDAA